GGTTTCTAACCTTTAAAGCACCAAATGTTGTTTGGTAAACATTCTCAACCATttcaccttttttattttttatttccggTTTGACTTCGATAGCGTGaagattattacttaaatagaGGATTACTGTATCACCTTCGtctattttattcttatagttTCTAAAACTCATTTTGTATCGTTTAAATATACCAATTTTAAAGAAGCGAAAACAATGTTTACTAATAAAACATGTGAGTTTGACTTTGAAGTTGACGTTATCCAATTTTCTAAGGttgtttttaatgtttcgtTATGCGTTTTATAAACACATGTTTTAATAACATGGTATTGTGATCTTAAAAGATAGAGTAGTCATGTTTTTGCAAGGCATACGTTTTTTTCTTGAAACCAAAACCTGTAGTAAGTCATACTTTCATTGtttgacaaaatattaatcTGTGGTTTATTTGACACGAAACGTCTAATGGTTCAGAAGTGTCAaaaccataaaattattattatgctgATGTGTTTgtgatgaatttttaattttaatatttagtccaataatgtgtttatttgagaAGTTTATAAGAACATAAGACATTAAGTAAAGTTAAACTGAGTTCCGCATGATTGTGTTaaagaaagataaatatttttatctaagtgGTACAGTAAGATGGTGAAAATGGATGCTTCTAAAATGACCAGTAAAACAAGCTCTCTTAAggctttaatattaaaagcttGGCGTGAAAGGTGGACTGATATTCAATGGGGCataaatatcaaaactattCTGCCGAGAGGCGTCAGTGGAGACTTGTATAACCTAGCTGATTGTATACTTCAACAAGCTATGGTTGGTTGTGGTGCTAACCAATTGGTAATATCGTATCTTAAACATTCCTTGGCTTCACATTTAGTTTCATACGCTGCTGTACTGCAAAGAATAGCCAAGTTCGATGCCTTTCATAAACCTCACTGCATATTAAGTCTGTTAGAATTTCTGGAGGGTTTTCTTGACAGTATTACATGTCGTAGTAAAATGGAAGAAGAAATATTGGCGTTTGCTGTATCATCTATCATCTTATGGTTACTCCAAGTCTATCATTATTCATTAAGTAAATATCCATCATCAAATCCAATTCAAAGTCAAGAACTTTTGGAAAAATCTACATCACTCCTTAATTCAATTGTTCATTCGGACTTCCTGTTGTCTATGTTTTATCTGGCTAAGCAAAATGATCCGGATGAGTTTAATgaagttacaaaaaaatgtcaGGAGATTACAGCATTCATGATGATGAATACTCAGTTTAAAGCACCAGTTACAATACATGATACTTTGCAAAAGATATGTAATATGGATATTGATAAGATAGctccattaaatattaaaccggAGACTGTTACACATTGTCTGCAAGCCTTAATAGCAGTCAATGTTTTGGCAAATCCCAGTGCGGATATACAGCAATTAGCTAGCCAACTAATGATGATACAAAGAATTAAGAGTTATCCACTATCAAGACTGTATTGTGAATTAATTCGAGCATGTTTCATTTCCTTGAATGATGCCAGTAAAGATGCATCTAAGCAGGCTCTGTGGGCTGCATTCACATTTCTAAAATTACCTCAAGTTATTAATTATCTTCATAATACTTGTGGTACTACTAATAAAGATGGTGATTATTCTGTAGAGGTAGTGGAGGCATTTGAAAAACTGCTACAAGGCACTCCACTTCTTGATGTTGTTGATGCTAAGAACTCTTGCAATAGTGTGGTATCTTTATTGGAGCCCTTAGTTAAACTAAATGTAATATCAGAGACTCAACTTGCATATTTCAACCAAAAAAGAGAAACTAAAGAtataaaacttcaaaaattagaACCAACGGGTCTTCAAGGGTCTGTGCTATCATTTATAACCCGTGCGGAACCAACACTAGCTGGAATGCTTAAAACAATGGGAGGAGATTTCCACAAAACTCAAGATTCGTTATATGTAATGCTATGTCAAATTGTAGGGGGTACTACTTTAGATACTATTCTACCTGTTGCCACAGTAGAgggaaaattgaaattatttgtgTCAAGATTAATCAAGTTTAATGAATTTGCTCTCCTAACAGCTAGTGAGAAAGGAGCATCTCAGTCAAAAGTGTACATCTTTGATctttcatttttaattctttgcTCTATCGTCCAAGATTATGGAGTTGATGCTGTTCTCGAAGAAAATGGAGATTCCTTTTTTGAACAATGGGTTAGAGACTGCATGGCACACAAAGGCATTCATAAATCACCAgatcaaatattacaaaaatgtgACTTACAGCTTGTGGACATATTTATCCATCATCTCAGTGCACCAGATTTTGATTTCAAGAATACAAACCTTAAACCTCATGATCTGTGTACCAATGTTTGTGGAGTTATAAAAGAGATTTTGTTTGCATGGGAACAAGGATCAATTTCATCTGCTGATGTCAAGCGTATGTTAGATTCTTTAAGGCAAAAAATGGCTTCATTAGCTGTATGTGCTTCAGTATGGCTCTgttcatatattaatgttgtacATCAAGATGCATACATAAAACCTTTAAATATGGTTCAGATGTTTTTATCACCACCAAGTGAAGTTGAATTGGCccaaattgataattttaaagagaGGGCAATATTGATGTGTCAAATAGTAAGGAAGATGCAGTATGACATTCATCCACCACTGGTGCAAAAATCTAAGGTTGTGCCCTTTACTCATTGTATTGTGTCTAGGCAACCAATCTTAGAACAGCTTCAATCTGTTTGGGAAGATATTAAGACCAGAGGATATTTACACATTGATGCTACACAAATTGTTGAGAGTCTTCTTAATACTGCTGGCCCAGTATGGtttgtaacaaatttaattaaagaaatgttGAAATTTCGATATCAGGATGATTTAGACAGATCTGTGGACATTATCTTAGCTATGTTCCACTTAGATATTGAAAAATGCACAGAAGCATTATTACTTCATGTTTTACCTCAGTATCTTTATAATGCCAAGCTATGTGATGAGTTGGTCGAACCACAATCAGCAATTTTGGCTAAACTTTGTGTTTACAGTATTTATGCATCTCTTGAATATAGCATTTCTAACAGAGTCAACATATCTAGGAAACGTAGGCACGACGATTCAGAAGATTTAGATACTATGGGCACTTCAAGTAAAGTTAGGAGAATGAATGACAATACATCAGATTCATTGTATTATTCTCAAGGTCAAAGCATGTCTGGTATTGTAATAAAGGAACCCCTACAATCTGCTTtggatgttttatataaatcattctCTCAACTAGCAGGAAAGAATGGTGATGTT
The genomic region above belongs to Vanessa cardui chromosome 21, ilVanCard2.1, whole genome shotgun sequence and contains:
- the LOC124538733 gene encoding mediator of RNA polymerase II transcription subunit 24; amino-acid sequence: MVKMDASKMTSKTSSLKALILKAWRERWTDIQWGINIKTILPRGVSGDLYNLADCILQQAMVGCGANQLVISYLKHSLASHLVSYAAVLQRIAKFDAFHKPHCILSLLEFLEGFLDSITCRSKMEEEILAFAVSSIILWLLQVYHYSLSKYPSSNPIQSQELLEKSTSLLNSIVHSDFLLSMFYLAKQNDPDEFNEVTKKCQEITAFMMMNTQFKAPVTIHDTLQKICNMDIDKIAPLNIKPETVTHCLQALIAVNVLANPSADIQQLASQLMMIQRIKSYPLSRLYCELIRACFISLNDASKDASKQALWAAFTFLKLPQVINYLHNTCGTTNKDGDYSVEVVEAFEKLLQGTPLLDVVDAKNSCNSVVSLLEPLVKLNVISETQLAYFNQKRETKDIKLQKLEPTGLQGSVLSFITRAEPTLAGMLKTMGGDFHKTQDSLYVMLCQIVGGTTLDTILPVATVEGKLKLFVSRLIKFNEFALLTASEKGASQSKVYIFDLSFLILCSIVQDYGVDAVLEENGDSFFEQWVRDCMAHKGIHKSPDQILQKCDLQLVDIFIHHLSAPDFDFKNTNLKPHDLCTNVCGVIKEILFAWEQGSISSADVKRMLDSLRQKMASLAVCASVWLCSYINVVHQDAYIKPLNMVQMFLSPPSEVELAQIDNFKERAILMCQIVRKMQYDIHPPLVQKSKVVPFTHCIVSRQPILEQLQSVWEDIKTRGYLHIDATQIVESLLNTAGPVWFVTNLIKEMLKFRYQDDLDRSVDIILAMFHLDIEKCTEALLLHVLPQYLYNAKLCDELVEPQSAILAKLCVYSIYASLEYSISNRVNISRKRRHDDSEDLDTMGTSSKVRRMNDNTSDSLYYSQGQSMSGIVIKEPLQSALDVLYKSFSQLAGKNGDVTPQTQFIFEFMVYVVQCGQERAQVVLQKMPSEIIPTLIKALPDNFNVGLILRLYDLSTSYGRKDTARDLCLLRNMRLRPE